In the genome of Abyssalbus ytuae, the window AACCTTAAACGGAATATTATTAAAGCGTATCATTTTACCAATAGGGTTTTCTCCGTTTATAAAAATATTATCTACCACAGTTTGCCCTATAACAGCAACTTTTGATGCTGATCTGACTTCAGAACTCGTAAACATACTGCCGTCTTTTAATCCCCATACCCTGATATCCAGATATTCAGGTGAAATTCCATAAACAGAAGAAGGCCAGTTGTTGGAACCATTAATTATCTGACCGTTTCCGGTAACCATTGGAGAAATAGCTGTTAATAATGTGGTTCTTTCCTTAAGTACTTTATAATCATCAAGGGTTAATGACTGCATATCTCCCGCTCCCAACCTTACCCCTCCACGAATATCACCTCCCGGCCTTATTGTTATCATATTTGAGCCCATACTAGAAATCTGGGTTTTAATACTTTCTTTTGAGCCTTCACCAATAGCCAGCATAGCTATAACCGAACCTACTCCTATTATGATACCCAGCATGGTTAGTAAAGTTCTTACTTTATTAAGTATAATGGCTCTTATTGCTATCTTAAATAAATTAAATATCCTCATAATTAATCTTCTTTAGGTAAAGTGGCAAGTTCTTTTTCTGCCATTTTTATATTATCATTATGAAAATCTTTAATAATTTGCCCGTCTTTTAAAACTATAGTTCTACTGCTAAAACTTGCAATATCAGGTTCGTGGGTAACAAAGATGATTGTTTTTCCTTTTTTATTAAGCTCTTGAAATAGTGACATAATTTCGTATGAGGTCCTAGTGTCCAAATTACCTGTAGCTTCATCGGCCAAAAGGACAACAGGATTATTTACCAGTGATCTGGCTATGGCAACTCTTTGCTGTTGCCCCCCGGAAAGCTGGGCCGGCGTATGGTGTAACCTGTCGCTAAGACCAACCATTTCAAGGGCTTTTAATGATTTTTCATGTCGTTCACTCGATGTAACATCACTATTATATATCAAAGGCAATTCTGTATTTTCTATGGCTGTGGTGCGTGGTAAAAGGTTATATGATTGAAAAATAAATCCTATTTTTTTATTACGTAAATCAGCTAATTCATTTCTGCTAAGGTCTTTCATGGGAACACCATCAATTTCATACTTCCCTGATGTAGGCTTATCAAGGCATCCTATAATATTAAGTAAAGTACTTTTCCCGGAACCGCTGGATCCCATTATGGTCACAAATTCACCCTCTTTTATTTTTAAGGAAACCCCCTTTAAGGCATGAACCGTTTCAGTGCCCATCACAAACTCTTTTTTAACATCTACTATATTAATAATAACCTTTTCCATTATTCTTTATTTCTTATTTCTCCCGGGAGGTTTAGGCATAAAAGGGCTTTCTGCTTCCGAATTAGAATTTTCTGTGCTTTGGCCTATATCAGACTGTTTTAAACTGTATATTATTTTATCTCCTTCCGAAACTCCGCTTATCAACTGAATATTAATCCCATCACTCGCTCCAAGTGTAACATTTACCGGTTTTATTTCTTCATTATCTAAACTCCAAAGGGTTTTTATATTTTCATTATTAGTGGTTTCTTCCGGGGGCATAGAAGGTTGATTTTCCCTTTCCATATTATATTCGGCAATTAAGCGCATATCAGGATTAAAATTAATTGCTTTAGCTTCAACGGTGAGCACATCTTTTAACTCCAAAGTGTAAATTGAAATCGTTGCCGTGAGGCCCGGTTTTAATTTTAAATCCTGGTTATCTGCTTTAATGACTACGGTATAGGTAACTACATTAGAAGATACTGTGGGATTTAACCGCACCTGCGTCACCGTTCCTGAAAATACCTCTTCCGGGTAAGCATCCACTGTAAATGAAACCCGTTGCCCTTCATTTACCTGACCTATGTCAGCTTCGTCTACATTGGCCTCCACCTGCATTTCTTTCAAATCTTTAGCAATGGTGAAAAGTGTTGGGGTACTATAACTTGCAGCTACAGTTTGCCCTTCATCAACAGCTTTTGATAGCACCACTCCATCTATAGGCGAGTAAATATTAGCATACCCTAAATTCGCTTTCGCCCTTTTTAAATCTGATAAACGCTGTACCACATTGCTTTTAGCATTGTTTAAGTTATACAAAGCTTCATCATAATCAGCTTTACTTAAAACCTGATTTTCATATAATGTTTTTTGCCTGTCAAAAACAGATTGTAAATATTTTTGGTCGTTTAACGCATTGTCGTAAGAAGCCTGAGCCTGAATGAGGGCTGCGTCTAAATTAGCTTTATCTAATTCAGCTATTAACTGCCCCTCTTTAACTACACTGTTAAAATCAACATATATTTTTTCAACCACTCCAGATACCTGAGTTCCCACCTCAACCTGGGTGATAGGCTCAATGGTACCAGTGGCTGTAACCGTGGTTACTATCTCACCTTTTTTAACAGTGGTTGTCTCAATGACTATTTCAGTATCCTTTTGCTTAAAAAAGAGCTTATAACCTGTAAATATTACCAATAAACCGATAATTACCCCTAAAATTATTTTTACTTTCTTATTTCTCATTTTTAGTCTATTTTGATGGGATTACCCTGATAAAATTGAAGTAGTTGAACATATAAAATGTTTAAATATTTTGCTTGCAAATAATTTATTTCGGCATTTGTATATGCATTTTGGCTAATAATCAAATCAGTTGTACTAAGCGCATTCAACTCATATTTTTTTTGAGCCAGTGTGTAGGATTCTTTTGATGCATCCCTGGCTGATATTGATGCTGATAACTGCTCATGAGAAGATACTGCATTATGCCAGGCCGTTTCTATTTTTTTGTAAAGCTCTTTTTGGGTACTTTGAAGTTGAAGTTCGGCCTTTTTTATATTTATTTTAGCTGATTTTACCTGTGTTTTTGTTTGATTTCGATTGAATATGGGAATTGATAAAGACAACCCGACCCTTTGATTAAAATTAAAATCAAGTTGGTCTGAAAAGCTCATATCCTGTATGTCGGTATACCCTGAACCTATACTTCCCGTTAAAGATAAAGTAGGCAAGA includes:
- a CDS encoding ABC transporter ATP-binding protein gives rise to the protein MEKVIINIVDVKKEFVMGTETVHALKGVSLKIKEGEFVTIMGSSGSGKSTLLNIIGCLDKPTSGKYEIDGVPMKDLSRNELADLRNKKIGFIFQSYNLLPRTTAIENTELPLIYNSDVTSSERHEKSLKALEMVGLSDRLHHTPAQLSGGQQQRVAIARSLVNNPVVLLADEATGNLDTRTSYEIMSLFQELNKKGKTIIFVTHEPDIASFSSRTIVLKDGQIIKDFHNDNIKMAEKELATLPKED
- a CDS encoding efflux RND transporter periplasmic adaptor subunit gives rise to the protein MRNKKVKIILGVIIGLLVIFTGYKLFFKQKDTEIVIETTTVKKGEIVTTVTATGTIEPITQVEVGTQVSGVVEKIYVDFNSVVKEGQLIAELDKANLDAALIQAQASYDNALNDQKYLQSVFDRQKTLYENQVLSKADYDEALYNLNNAKSNVVQRLSDLKRAKANLGYANIYSPIDGVVLSKAVDEGQTVAASYSTPTLFTIAKDLKEMQVEANVDEADIGQVNEGQRVSFTVDAYPEEVFSGTVTQVRLNPTVSSNVVTYTVVIKADNQDLKLKPGLTATISIYTLELKDVLTVEAKAINFNPDMRLIAEYNMERENQPSMPPEETTNNENIKTLWSLDNEEIKPVNVTLGASDGINIQLISGVSEGDKIIYSLKQSDIGQSTENSNSEAESPFMPKPPGRNKK